The sequence GTTACATTACGAAAACTAAATACACTTACTAATACTGAAGCAGTTTAGCTTTATATTCGTTTTTCAAACGTTTAGCACATTCCTCATACtttcttttgtttttatcagaCAATTCTTGGAATTCTTGGGAAACgatcttgaaaatatttttcatgtcCATGTTAGAGCTTCTATAGCGTGCCAAATTATCTTTCATATATAACGCGTAAGCATGTGGGGGAATCTTCGGTTTTCCCGCACTAAGTAATTTGTTTATAATATCAGGAACGTCGTTTAACATTTCACTGAGTGTTCGAAAACGTCGAACCTTATCAATCAAAGATTCTGTtaccttcttcacttcttccgaGCTATGATTCGGTATAATGATTTCCTCCCAATTAATGCTTTGCAGTGTACGATCAAACTTCCGAATGTCTTTTTTTGGAAGAGCCGACCTCAATTTTTCCAACAGCATATCATAATCTGccttcgtccaatcaattggttcTAGTTCATGGGATTTTTCATCGATGGACGTAtgtaaattgtcatcatcctcaTCAATTTCCGAATCAGAGTGACGTTCGTTATCGGAAGCGACTGAAAGAATTAAGATTTTGATAAATGATACCCGTCATTAATAGTGTCCATAATAACCTCCTTCAAACCGTTTTGACAAACGATTATCGTGTTTTGGAACAAACACGGACATAGAACGCTTTCGTAACTTGCTCATTTCTCACGTTTTTGAAAACCGCCAGAAAAGTAAACAGCTTTCTATCAAGGACGCTTCACTACTTTGTTTTGGCTAACGACGCACACAAAATTTGAGGTTATATTAACAAACGCGAATATAACAAATTGCACATATATGACCTTTTGTACAATATAATggtttttaattattcgattacgTTTACGATTTCCGAGTTataagaaaattttcgatttttacaAGAATTCTCGCATAATCCGACACAATGAACTATACAAACGAACACAACTGACCGAAGCCGctttcagggatgccaggttattttatcaaaaatctgtgatcaaaccaaaaacttgtctgtgaaaatctgtgcccgtttcccgtaccataatagcagatcgaaatcaatttggcgagcaaaataaaaggtctcactaccaacacgatCTGTATctttttcctcaaccgctccgtaccttttggtgctaaactgtgctcgatttcaaaaatctgtgagaaTCGATGATTTATTCCAgaatctgtaaaaatctgtgatcattttcagaaatctgtgaatatcGGTGTCATttataaaatctgtgcagaaaattgaaaatcacaGAATAATCTGTTAACCTGGCCACTTTACTTATTGCTCTAGGGTTGCCAGTACGGCGTTGATAAATTTCACTACCTGTATATTCGCATTTCAATGTTGTGTTTGACTTATAGGCGGCGTACGtaataatttcaaattcattcgaCAAACTTGAAATATTTCACCAAAAGTAACCACATACAGTTTCTCTTTTCTaggaataaatgcttcaaaatcctaaaaTTTTGCCCAATAATTCGGATTCGACAAAAATCTGAATCTTAGAGcgaattcagcagctggaacgtatctccagcaaaccgttttagttttgtttattcgaacacttcacgcgtttttttttttttgagaacggccaatATTCATTTTGAAgtgtaaacggcagagaaaagttttctctttcgtctggtgtaatatttaatacactatctttcatagctcgcttgcaattgCTTTCAAAactggaagttgacaggtggcttattggccgttaaaAATACGCGTGACTTCTACTGTCGAATTTAAAAATGGTATACGCTGCCATTCTAATTTTTGTGTTTCTGAAACACGAGTAATAGtgtgttcacattagcgctgatatcaagtgatatacggatatacttgatatccgatgatatcatgtgcgatatcacttgatatcccatacaatttgatgtcaacgcgtattatcattttggcatgatatccgggatatcatgtacgatatcatgtcgagttgtcataaatcgcaactagcaacacggataatggcattgaacgcactcatttatgaacgtcactttgagagtgacaataaacaatcattataatttcgaatttttcaacgaatactggcgttcggagaccataaaatgcaaaacttcaattattgattcaattttaatagagaaaggttatattattgatcttatttttaatgagaacattcaatataacaacttgattgtcaaacgatatcatttcgatcatatgtgaacacttcgacatgatatgcatatcatctcggtatatcaagttatatcagcgctaatgtgaacatggtataaaacgctgctggggctgccagtttttcttgttttaatttccaaatttaaattttaaaactgacataaattattcaTCTAGAACtataacactcctgaacatctGTCGATATCTGTCAGACCATAAACTGTTAGTTAGGTTGATCGGTTGATCACTGTTAATCACCTGGTTCAGTACTAGACGCTACCTGGAACATATCGTGCAATTAGCATGTGCCTAACTCATGACAGCCTGAGTAAACAGCCTAAGTTTTAACATACCATATGAAAAGTTCAATAATTGCTCACCCTAGCCGGTGTTCCGACGTCGGCAAATAGCATAGAAGTTTCAGTTACTTATCTATCACTGTTATCGATTACTGTAAATTCACGCcaggcagaccctgtcagcttggagcgaaatcaatcttcagttcagcaaagccatcgcacggcatcacatccaacatatcatgtcaattgtatgggtatcGCAGCCCTGCTGtttttgataggttgaatgtgatgacgcgcgatggcgttgctgaactgaagattgatttcgctccaagctgacagggtctgcatgagggcatgctcgcaaaaaggatgttaccaatgatttgttcaggaaatgtgagagctggatatcttgttaatatgatgtctttggttacaCCCTCGtgtcgtgaaattttgaaaatgcacccaggtaagcatagtaaagaaagacgtagtcctatgtCAAAACAGAAGGAGGAGTGATCTTTCAAGACATGGCGAgtgaatgacgcaatttcgcctgcaaaattttgacacaagCAGGCTTCTGCTAAGGTTTTTTAAATTAAGGTTCCGTTTTTATCAGAAATTGTTAAAAAACgagctaatttaaaattttactaccGATTtgagctcttgctgaaagcatCAACTCTGCACGAGCAGCACCTCTGCGTTTCATTTCAACGTAATTCGTCGAGCTCAAGTATGCCATAGtttcaatagcggcccttacacgatcattaaaagtgtcattactaaaaaggaatggcacttttaatgatcgtgtaaggtctacgagttcagtaatgatggaattgtggattttccttcattaccaacattatatcttcttcttattttttttgtggaagtgatgaATATCTATAACTAATataactatacgcgaaaaaatgacaaagtgtagatttaaattgttaatatttcattaaccttaacgtttcaatggcaaatcaaatttattttcagctaaacgaaaataaaaatattgctattgctggagtagttacaaatactcatcattaataatgaacgtgtaatgctaaaaagtaatgatgtacagtaatgcagtaatgacgagcgtttgagcagaagtgtcattacttagtaatgacacttttaatgatcgtgtaagggccactaATGATGGGTGAGCTTTACACCATATTGCTTCATATAAAAATTCATAGTCACAGTTTGTACGGAAATCGTTACAGgtcttttgaaattttgaaatttctcaTTACTTTAGTTCGTACATCAATTTCTTTCGTTATCAAATAATAAATGGAAGGTTGTAGAAAACTATTTCCTtatataatacaataatacgAATTCTTAACAGATCGTCACAACTTTTCTTCGAACCAACTGAGTACTGCAGTCATTCTTCCGGATGTGGTTTCATGGCAGCTTACAGAACGTACTGACAGCTGGTTTAGCATTCTTTGGCATGAAGGCCATAATATAGATAGACTGGTTCGACGAGAGAGTAATTTATTTCGACCGATCGCTACTTTGCCGCCGAAACAATCAAAACTTATGCATATAAATTTTCGGAGCCTCCCAGATCCTATTGTTGCAGATCTGCGTAATGCCTGTCAAATGTTGACTGAAAAAGAAAGTGTGCATACTCGACCAGTAATACATTACAATGGTCACTCTTTAGGACATCATCTCCAACCAGTTGCAGGATTCTGGTTGAATGATGACCAATACTCAGGAAATGTGGTGGTAAGCGTTCAGGAAGTTCAAAACTGGCTGGGAAGGGCAGCAATTTATATTTACGATTGTGACTCAGCGGGTAGATTTTTGAAATACGTTCAAGCAGCCGAACAAAATTTCCATCTTGCTGGTTGTATGTCAGATGAAAAACTGCCGGATGAGCGGAAAGATTTGTTCAGTTCTGTGCTCTCGTCTCCAGTAGAAACGGCATTTGAATGGCACTGTGGAAATGTCCTCGCGACAAAGCAGCAACAGTTTCCAACTAAACTTCCGGGAATTCCAGGCAATAGAGAGACATTGCTTGGTCAGCTGGACTGGCTATTAACCATGATAACGGATGCCATTGCCTATAATTTACTACCAACCGAACAGTTCCAAAAATTGTTCCGGGAATGTTTGTTAGCCGGGGCATTGTGGCGAAGGTTTATGCTAGCACAGCGTGTTTCGAAGAAGTATGGTTGTACTCCAATTTCACATCCACCGCTTCCAGATTGTAGCGATAATATTTTATGGAAACTTTGGGATCAGACCATGGATCTTACGCTGGTACTGCTTTCATccgaaaatgtattaaaataCCCCCTGATAGACAATTTTTTTATGTCCGTGCTAAAGCAGTCAGGCATGGAAGTAAGTAAATTGTTTATTTTGCGATAACCAAAAATAATGAATTCGTTTTTATAATACATCAACCTATTACTATTTTTCACTTGCAGTATCTCTTTCTGATCATACAAGCACTTACCTTCTCCGAGCAGCAATTGGTTGCACTGGATGTTTTACACCGTTACTGGCAAAATTCGATTGATGATATGCCTATACAAATATATATATTACGAGAGATTATCAAATTTCTGAACTCTGAAAACGATGAATTGTTTAACAAGACCCTAAACGTGCTAATAGAAATTTTTCACGAGAATAGATCTTTGACATGTCATTTGGAATCCATCGCCGAAATAAAtttgtgcaaaaaattaaattcgggATCGGAAGATAGTCATATTCTGCGAGTACTGTTTTTGCAACTACTCATCGAACAAAACTCGCACTTTGTATGTTCTGAGGAAAAGGAATCCCTTCTCAAACAGTGCGTTGAATTTTTAAATCACTCAATCCCGGAAATTCGTGTGCTGTCTGCATTATTAGTAGCTTGCTTGTCAAAAATAGTTTGCCATGAACATCGAACTGTGATCGAAAAGCTTTTAGTGGATCCAATTCCGAAAGTAAGAGCAGCCGCATTAGAAACTTGGGTTTCATTAAGCAACGATTCAAAGAATAGTGACGACCTCATTAATAAAATGCTTTCGATGTTTCAAACTGATTGCAGTTTGATTTTTCGCAACGAATTACTTTACACGTTGAACACAATCGTTGTTGAACGTATGCAAGAACTAATCACGTTTTTAAAACAGCAACACAAGTCGTCGGGTAAAAACTtaaaggtcaagagcaaacccAAGTCCAAAAATTCAGCCCGTCAAAATAAATCATATTCAAATGCTGTGATGGGGAAAGTATGGCATGTTATGAACAATGTCATTACTCAtccgcattcggacgtggctggCACTACGCAACTGTTGGTATCTTTTGTTAACCAGAAAATATCCGAAGCTGATATAAGTGGAAATAAAACCACTAAGAATGCATCGTCTATTCGGGAGTTGAAGTTGCTTATACCGAAAAGAGAGCCATTTATCGGACAATATACAACAAATTTGATTGAAGAATCTCTGACGATGAACATTACCAGAAACCGTTTGGATTCCAATGAGTATAGTCGAGATGACACGAAAAGCATCGAAATAGAGAACGACTCAAATGAGACAAAGCAAGAGAATGGCGATCGTTCAATTGATGAGGCTCATGAACAGAATCAGTCACACTTGCTAATTAATCATCAGAAGAAAACTTTTCAAACTTTTCGTACACCAGAACTAATGTGTTTTGGGTTGAATCAAGAAGTGGCTGTGGCATGCAAGTTAGtattaaaaaattaattttatgtaTTAAATTAATCAAGTCTAGATAAACTAAACCCACAATTCATTGGTTTTCTAGGGACCGTGTAGTGATGTATGACTATTTAAAGGACAATTATGAGCAGTTTAAGTCAACAGGTGTCGGAAAGTCATATGCAGCGGTAACATCACTCGTCTACTACAATCCGGCAATTCACACCGATCAACTTCTGATAGGACATGGTAATGGTGTTGTGCGACTCTGGCAGTCGAACCTCATCAATAATTCTTGGCAAGGACTACATGACTGTGTGAACCAAACACCGCCATCAACACTACCCACAAGTCTGCTAATGAGTATATGCGAGCAAACACTATTCACCGCTGGTGATGCTAAACATTTTCGCAGTTGGAATCTAGAAACTGAGCTTCTGATTGGAACTACAGCAACAGGAACGGATGAGCCTGTAACTGCAATTGAATGTCAGAGCCATCACATTGTTGCGACAGGCTATTCATCCGGAAAAATTCGGCTTTTTGACTTGCGAACTAACAATAGAACAGTAGGTAAGGGTTCGTTGATGCCTCACTCGGTGCGAACAATTAGCTTTCAGAACGATCATATCACCATCGTAAGTGTTGGTGCTTCTGGATTGGTACACGTGATGGACATGAGGAAGTTGACTGTTCCCTTACACCATTGGTCATTCGATGGCAACCTATCCGACGTAGCTATCCACGATCGATTGCAATTAGTGGCAGCTGCTGGAGATTCGATCGACGTTCGAACTATCTATGGTGATGAGATATACAAGATCGACACAAAATGTCATACAAAATATGCTACAGAAGAAATCAAAAAACGACTTCCTTTGTGTGTTGTCTTCCACAAGAACGAAGCGTTATTATGTGCTGGGTATAACGATAATACAGCGGTATTATACTGTAATTGATCGGAATATAAACAGTGAAGACCTGGATTTATTCGGGTTCAATCCAATGTGTGAAGtgcttttgttttatttttaaatttgaattgaaataataaataatcattTACTATTCCCTTATAGTTTCAATCGCAGAGTTGAAAGTAAAACTGCCTGGTTGGTTTGATATATAACAGTGGAATAATTCATTTATGGGTAATCCCACGCTTTTGTTTAGGGCATATAacggttttaattttttgagtttcgtcttagacttttCAAtgcatacactgataaaaattcacATCATGTGCAAAACATATAAACTTTGAGTAtatgcagaccctgtcagcttggaacgaaatcaattttcagttcagcaacgccatcgcacggcttcacattcaacatatcatgtcaattctatgggtgcgcagtgctgctattttggcgcgcacgaatttgacatttctctcccctacttctgtgtacgagattcgatgcggactcgcctgaggctgccatgctcgcaaaaaaggatgttgccaatgatatgttcgggaaatgtgagagctgaataTGTTAttgatatgatgtctttggtatcccaagtaacaattcaaatgccttatggttttgattataatttataggagttttgtaattggttgttcaatcactacttgttttataacaactataataagtgtcgcttttgacaagtaatatcatagtttttaaagcttctataaaaccttttacctagactaacaactggactaaaaataaatcaatttgtactagaataaaaccatgcaaacgctcttaatattgctttagaaaattttctttaaaacattgccagtaaaattctttcataaatctagatttggttgtgtgcgtgttcattgaatgacagtttcactcagagcaaattggagggttctaaagtacatttatgacatatTTGTtttaggctatttgatttattgcttcttagattaagtgtaatttgcattaaagaaaatttcatggccgccattataatgttctttgccgtagcctttattgacatcaaataaacttcgaaatgcaaaaacgaggaagtatgatggacttttatgattcattttcaaaacgtatgcacaagttttatcgccacgaaatagttttatacaaaaaagacgataaatcacagaaaataattttcaaaaatcatggagactttcgcaaaaaccgtatttatttcaaggcgattagttataattcttatttttatccatacattcacgataaaaataaaagcgcatgaagtttttacgttcggtaaaagcctcaaacttgtaaataaaatccaataaattgttactgattgcattcaaagcagatatGACACACATATAAACAAGAAAAGTATttccaaaacgacagtttattcatagtggaatttattccatccaaataaatttaatgttgatcgtaaatctggtttcaaaattttcttgaatttgaagttttaacgcagctttatgatgattcttcactttgctttataaaccttatgaagaatggtccacttggcaggaacatgctcttatagaggtttccaataggctttcgtggagtttaaagttttaatgcaagatttattatgtagcattgaagatagctacaagtatttattaatattaaaaatgttacttgggatatgTATTAAAATTACAAAGTTAGTGTAAAAGCTATGAGTTTCAAATGTAATTCATGGTATGTTTGTTTGACATTCACTTCAAAATAATAAGAAATGTTTATGACGCCAAATTCGTTATGAGTTTTACATGAATGCCtctttgttttacatactacttACCTAACAGTTATAgtcctgcgctcctcttcttcttgtaccagtcggattagattcaagaaccattttcactgggctgtcgcccgacatccttatgatatgcccagcccatcgtagacgttcgATTTTagctctcctagcagctgttgcaattcgtgattcatacgccgtctccacgtcccGTCTTCCTGcattccgccatagatggtcctcagtgcttttctttagaaaacactgagggcgcgttggtcctctgccaacatagtccaagtctcgtggccataaagaactaccggtctaatgagcgttttgtagatggtcaattttgtgcggtggcgtacttttcccgatcgaagggtttctctgtgtccaaagtacgcacgattccctgccaaaaaacGTCTCTGAATTTTTCAGCTGGTGTCAtaaatgagcccaaatacacggaCTCGTCAACCGCCTCGATattgtcaccgtctatcaatattcgtaatgggaggcgtagtgtttcttctctagagctgcTTCCTTTCATGTACATTGGTTTTGACGCATTTAGGGTCagcccgatacgcctagcttcagctttcagtccgatgtaggtttccgtcatattgtcaaggttacgtgtcacaatatcaatatcgtcaacgaagccaaaaagttgtacgaacTTTCtggagatcgtgccactcgtgtagattctcgctcttcgaatcacactttccaaggcaatattgaacaagatacaagagagttcaTCACCTTCCCGTAACCCTCTCCGAggttcgaagggactcgaaagcgtctcagatactcggacgtagcacattacTCTATCCATcgctgctttgaccaatcgcgtcagtttatccagaAAACCGTATTCGATCTGCCATaggtgttctcgatcgatttgtACAGATGAAAAGTTTTTCTACTCTAACAGCTACGGTTGTTACTGTTGACGACAGTTGgggtcgaagtaacttagcagcTACTGCGTTACAAGATTCTAATACACTGCTAAAAATCGACACTTTTTCAAAATGTGTTTCTCTAAATACATTTCAAGTTCTAGATTCACTAGGATATCAAGTATGCTTCAATTGTGCTTCAAAAGTTTAGCGCATAAGTTTTAAGTGTGTCATCAAATGGCTCAATCATATCTCAGCACATTTTAATCTTAAGTGTGAACATGTTGCTATCGAATGCTTTGAACATAGAACTAAAGTGTGTAGCTTTATTACATAGATAAATCTCATAACATGTCAGTTTGAAGTGTCGCtgtattgatgtatatatgttttCTCAATAATCGTTATATTTCCTGACAATTGCGGCAATACTAAATGTCAAGCATATAATAATAAAGTTTCAAATAAAAGGGCTGCAAGTATCTTTATGGGAGTGATTTAATCTGGTTTTCTATTACACAGTAAGTATATTCATTAAATTATCAGTGCTTTTCGAAACACCGTACCAGCAAGTGACAGATACTTTGTGTTTATTTTCACCTATTTCACCATGCATGATACAAAGCATCAAAACATAACTATCAGTTGATACTTAAACTTGaagaagaaaataaacaaagagaaaacgTTATTTGCGCCTTTCAAACATTTACCAGAAATTGTTCTTTATTTGCATGACTCATAAAATGTTTGTGTTTTCAGCTAATGGAATTATGGATTAACAAAATAAAACTGTGCAATTCATTGAGGGTGAATAATAACGAAAAGACCTTTCAatcataaaa comes from Malaya genurostris strain Urasoe2022 chromosome 3, Malgen_1.1, whole genome shotgun sequence and encodes:
- the LOC131436941 gene encoding regulatory-associated protein of mTOR-like, whose protein sequence is MEDRHNFSSNQLSTAVILPDVVSWQLTERTDSWFSILWHEGHNIDRLVRRESNLFRPIATLPPKQSKLMHINFRSLPDPIVADLRNACQMLTEKESVHTRPVIHYNGHSLGHHLQPVAGFWLNDDQYSGNVVVSVQEVQNWLGRAAIYIYDCDSAGRFLKYVQAAEQNFHLAGCMSDEKLPDERKDLFSSVLSSPVETAFEWHCGNVLATKQQQFPTKLPGIPGNRETLLGQLDWLLTMITDAIAYNLLPTEQFQKLFRECLLAGALWRRFMLAQRVSKKYGCTPISHPPLPDCSDNILWKLWDQTMDLTLVLLSSENVLKYPLIDNFFMSVLKQSGMEYLFLIIQALTFSEQQLVALDVLHRYWQNSIDDMPIQIYILREIIKFLNSENDELFNKTLNVLIEIFHENRSLTCHLESIAEINLCKKLNSGSEDSHILRVLFLQLLIEQNSHFVCSEEKESLLKQCVEFLNHSIPEIRVLSALLVACLSKIVCHEHRTVIEKLLVDPIPKVRAAALETWVSLSNDSKNSDDLINKMLSMFQTDCSLIFRNELLYTLNTIVVERMQELITFLKQQHKSSGKNLKVKSKPKSKNSARQNKSYSNAVMGKVWHVMNNVITHPHSDVAGTTQLLVSFVNQKISEADISGNKTTKNASSIRELKLLIPKREPFIGQYTTNLIEESLTMNITRNRLDSNEYSRDDTKSIEIENDSNETKQENGDRSIDEAHEQNQSHLLINHQKKTFQTFRTPELMCFGLNQEVAVACKDRVVMYDYLKDNYEQFKSTGVGKSYAAVTSLVYYNPAIHTDQLLIGHGNGVVRLWQSNLINNSWQGLHDCVNQTPPSTLPTSLLMSICEQTLFTAGDAKHFRSWNLETELLIGTTATGTDEPVTAIECQSHHIVATGYSSGKIRLFDLRTNNRTVGKGSLMPHSVRTISFQNDHITIVSVGASGLVHVMDMRKLTVPLHHWSFDGNLSDVAIHDRLQLVAAAGDSIDVRTIYGDEIYKIDTKCHTKYATEEIKKRLPLCVVFHKNEALLCAGYNDNTAVLYCN